From the Bacteroidota bacterium genome, one window contains:
- a CDS encoding BatD family protein produces MNSKTLCSLIILAFSFTMVYGQKVTSFTEKKDYKIEEKITVEFEVKAEVDSNTNLICNGFTIIKGPSKSTSYSINNGKIENSYRLTYILKANRVGEIWVPSPYFYIKGKPEMGPIIVLKISGENLSEEELKKLQIDSFRESFVKPSGTLRYVVGDSLGYIEVYNVPNWDFVRGLTKEEVTQLKLK; encoded by the coding sequence ATGAATTCGAAGACTCTCTGCTCTTTAATTATTCTCGCCTTCTCTTTCACCATGGTTTATGGGCAAAAGGTAACTTCCTTTACTGAAAAGAAAGACTACAAAATCGAAGAAAAAATTACAGTCGAATTTGAAGTGAAGGCGGAAGTTGATTCCAACACAAATCTAATTTGCAATGGATTTACAATTATAAAAGGACCATCCAAAAGCACTTCTTATTCAATCAACAACGGGAAGATTGAAAACAGTTATCGTCTCACATATATACTCAAAGCGAACCGTGTTGGTGAAATCTGGGTTCCCTCACCTTATTTTTACATAAAGGGAAAACCGGAGATGGGACCAATCATTGTTTTGAAAATTTCCGGCGAAAATCTGAGTGAGGAAGAATTAAAGAAACTTCAGATCGACAGTTTCCGTGAGAGTTTTGTAAAACCAAGTGGCACACTCCGTTATGTTGTTGGTGACAGTCTGGGCTATATAGAAGTATACAATGTGCCCAATTGGGATTTTGTGAGGGGATTGACAAAGGAAGAGGTCACTCAATTGAAGTTGAAGTAA
- a CDS encoding delta-60 repeat domain-containing protein, producing MKYFTLSILLFFLFNFKAISQPAGSIDPSFGFPQITQGDSSRFNAAVKSILIQPDQKIIAGGAFTSYNGETYNYIVRLNNDGTIDTSFHVGTGFDGQLTYLGMQSTGKIIGTGDFTTYDGQSCKGITRLNPNGSIDNSFSVGNGFNNSVYAFCIQPDDKVIVCGNFTDYNGTALNNIARLNPDGQIDTSFHMGSGFDDFTYSVSFDSINNKIYIGGNFINYNGSYFSKLIRLNIDGTVDNSFNISIGFDYTVAKILIQPDSKIIAGVLYKLWRYQQRKNNPAQLQWCCGCLFQCSGF from the coding sequence ATGAAATATTTCACGCTTTCTATTCTGCTATTCTTTCTTTTCAACTTCAAAGCAATCTCTCAACCGGCCGGCAGCATTGACCCATCATTTGGTTTTCCTCAAATAACGCAAGGCGATTCATCAAGATTTAATGCTGCTGTGAAATCAATACTTATTCAACCGGATCAAAAAATTATTGCCGGAGGAGCATTCACCAGCTATAATGGAGAAACCTACAATTATATTGTACGCTTGAATAATGACGGCACAATTGACACTTCATTTCATGTTGGAACGGGATTCGATGGTCAGTTAACCTACCTGGGCATGCAATCAACCGGGAAGATTATTGGCACAGGCGACTTCACGACTTATGATGGACAGTCCTGCAAAGGAATTACCAGATTAAATCCAAATGGTTCAATTGACAATTCATTTTCTGTTGGTAACGGATTCAATAATTCCGTATATGCTTTCTGCATACAACCCGATGACAAGGTAATTGTATGTGGAAATTTCACTGATTATAATGGAACCGCATTAAACAATATTGCCAGATTGAATCCGGATGGTCAGATTGACACTTCATTTCATATGGGAAGTGGTTTTGACGATTTCACCTACAGTGTATCATTTGATAGTATAAACAATAAAATTTATATCGGCGGAAATTTCATAAACTACAATGGTAGTTACTTCAGTAAATTAATTCGTTTAAACATTGACGGAACGGTTGATAACTCTTTCAATATATCCATCGGTTTTGATTATACAGTAGCAAAGATTCTAATTCAACCTGACAGTAAAATAATTGCCGGGGTACTTTATAAACTTTGGAGGTATCAGCAAAGAAAGAATAATCCGGCTCAGCTACAGTGGTGCTGCGGATGCCTCTTTCAATGTTCAGGGTTTTAA
- a CDS encoding T9SS type A sorting domain-containing protein codes for MAGMKMELGLYDAIGQAILLQHSDSFSLIPDTHSLADGVYFVHIVLGEKSVVKRVVILQLTTYQRISELQNVRRKLQEYFFDNPL; via the coding sequence GTGGCGGGGATGAAAATGGAGTTGGGATTGTATGATGCGATCGGACAAGCGATTTTATTACAACATTCAGATTCGTTCTCATTGATACCGGATACGCATTCTTTGGCGGATGGCGTTTATTTCGTGCACATCGTTCTCGGTGAAAAATCTGTCGTGAAGCGGGTTGTGATTTTGCAACTTACAACATACCAACGTATTTCCGAATTACAAAATGTAAGAAGGAAACTACAGGAATATTTTTTCGATAATCCTTTGTAG
- a CDS encoding T9SS type A sorting domain-containing protein: protein MKKPILLLVFLFIHHFTGAQQISWLQSDTMGYNSNPQFPLHKLAVTNQGVVVAKLSASHQLFGSDILGDYTVASLDSSGSLLWSVDLSGKVLVTALAVDGAEDIYLGGEYIETILINGVDSLTNTGSGFDQNYFLMSFSPQGVLRWKKNLSLTNNDIQQITTLEKDANGYIWYVYQHLLSFSHEIIQLDNIGNELLTYTTTRTRLCNSISFDAANNLYLAGATESGTININGLSETVPESYMMFVSRINNFGQTSWIRFGIDITFQTPQVVALPNGDAILGGNNFDSTSWGNLVFPDNFFGTNFFLTRVDSNANFLWGYGLPLNDTGYYSVGSGHFFDVDASDNIYVTGTIQGTIHFTPTLVVNSGLPATYNLGILKLDGSGQVVSLKLGGAMNSNYPQDLRVSGIGKGYVQATIGGEAIFDSLTTGLAGSLSAALIHFDDNNSTTGVHSVEDASFIAYPNPFSDRLVLDGFRGEVKVEILDVLGCLVHEQFATKGEIKLPALTRGIYFLRIDNKLIRLVKAE, encoded by the coding sequence ATGAAAAAACCAATACTACTTCTTGTTTTTCTTTTTATTCATCATTTTACCGGAGCTCAACAAATCTCCTGGTTGCAAAGTGATACCATGGGCTACAACTCCAACCCGCAGTTTCCCTTGCATAAACTGGCAGTGACAAACCAGGGAGTGGTTGTCGCAAAGCTCAGTGCCTCTCATCAATTGTTCGGGAGCGATATTTTAGGAGATTACACAGTGGCCAGTCTCGATAGTTCCGGTTCACTTTTGTGGAGTGTTGATTTATCAGGCAAAGTGTTGGTTACGGCATTGGCTGTTGATGGCGCGGAGGATATTTACCTTGGTGGTGAATATATTGAAACCATACTGATTAATGGAGTTGATTCTTTGACGAATACCGGTTCCGGATTTGATCAAAATTATTTTCTGATGAGTTTTTCTCCTCAAGGTGTTTTGAGATGGAAGAAAAATTTGTCCCTGACCAATAACGACATTCAGCAAATAACAACTCTTGAAAAAGATGCCAATGGATATATATGGTATGTTTACCAGCATTTATTGTCTTTTAGCCATGAGATAATTCAGTTGGATAATATTGGAAATGAATTGCTCACTTATACTACTACCCGGACGCGTTTGTGTAACAGCATCAGTTTTGATGCCGCGAACAATCTCTATCTGGCGGGAGCAACAGAAAGCGGTACAATCAATATCAACGGTCTGAGTGAGACCGTTCCTGAATCCTACATGATGTTCGTTTCACGAATTAATAATTTTGGACAGACATCCTGGATTCGCTTTGGGATTGACATTACTTTTCAGACACCTCAGGTGGTGGCATTGCCAAATGGTGATGCTATTCTTGGTGGTAATAATTTTGACTCTACCAGTTGGGGTAATCTTGTTTTTCCGGATAATTTTTTTGGAACGAATTTTTTCCTGACCAGGGTTGACAGCAACGCGAATTTTCTCTGGGGTTATGGTTTGCCGTTGAATGACACAGGTTATTACTCTGTTGGAAGCGGTCATTTTTTTGATGTGGATGCAAGCGATAATATTTATGTAACAGGTACTATTCAGGGTACTATTCATTTTACACCTACACTGGTAGTGAATAGCGGATTGCCTGCGACTTATAATTTAGGTATCTTAAAACTGGACGGCAGCGGACAGGTCGTATCACTAAAATTGGGCGGGGCGATGAATTCAAACTACCCTCAGGACCTTCGGGTAAGTGGAATTGGAAAAGGCTATGTTCAGGCAACGATCGGAGGAGAAGCCATTTTTGATTCTTTGACAACGGGACTTGCCGGCTCACTCTCGGCAGCACTTATTCATTTTGATGACAACAACAGTACGACAGGAGTTCATTCTGTGGAGGATGCATCATTCATTGCATATCCAAATCCATTTAGTGATCGTTTGGTACTGGATGGTTTTAGGGGAGAAGTCAAGGTCGAAATCCTGGATGTTTTGGGTTGTTTAGTGCATGAGCAATTCGCAACGAAAGGTGAAATCAAATTGCCTGCATTGACTAGAGGGATTTATTTTCTACGGATCGATAATAAGTTAATTCGATTGGTGAAGGCGGAGTAG
- a CDS encoding delta-60 repeat domain-containing protein encodes MSLLPNGKIVVGGDFQSIDGISKNHIVRLNANGTIDSTFNIGTGFSGKVTTLSLQPDGKAIAGGAFASYNSLSANNIIRLNTDGSVDSTFNFGNGFNQQVNAITLQHNGKMVIGGNFTTYNTTSTNFFNTY; translated from the coding sequence ATGAGCTTACTGCCAAATGGTAAAATTGTAGTTGGCGGCGATTTTCAATCGATTGATGGGATTAGCAAAAATCATATTGTTCGTCTCAATGCAAATGGAACTATAGATTCAACATTTAATATTGGCACCGGCTTTTCAGGAAAAGTAACAACACTTTCCTTGCAACCCGACGGAAAGGCAATTGCTGGCGGGGCTTTTGCGAGTTACAATTCACTCAGCGCGAATAACATCATTCGATTAAATACAGATGGTTCCGTTGATAGCACGTTTAACTTTGGAAATGGATTTAACCAGCAAGTGAATGCTATAACTCTTCAACACAATGGAAAAATGGTAATTGGCGGCAACTTTACAACCTACAATACCACTAGTACCAATTTTTTTAATACGTATTAA
- a CDS encoding T9SS type A sorting domain-containing protein: MKKLLITLVITFLYVLPCMAQWIPQNSGGNGFLTQVFFPSQDTGYVVDWNMPDSLLKTTNGGNDWNRIPSIFPIVFFYFTSSDTGYAITANQEIIQTTNGGLNWSVQKHFTNFTFLGAISFSDKNTGYTCGFHTTENDTLFFIRTTDGGITWNEVSWVYDPFMGAPHSSCISFPGRDVGFIVGYDGLNIYRTSNGCSTVQQLCFGGPFTSIHFPTRAVGYAGAYPDKLYKTTDYGNSWGIISLPTTDEIIQSMYFTSKDTGYISTFQSSFSPGKILHTTDGGSSWITQDAGATIYSIHFANDTVGYAVGAGGRILKYTGRSGGGIISPEMLITYPNPTKGELSFHMNKFIQNGEINMFNTIGQKVFSTSFTGTEHTFTPLLNAGMYFLLVNEGEDSWSTKVLIE; encoded by the coding sequence ATGAAAAAATTATTAATCACACTTGTCATTACTTTCCTATACGTATTACCATGTATGGCCCAATGGATACCACAAAATTCCGGTGGTAATGGATTTTTAACACAAGTTTTCTTTCCATCACAAGATACCGGCTATGTAGTAGATTGGAATATGCCGGATTCACTATTGAAAACGACTAATGGAGGAAATGATTGGAATAGAATACCGTCAATATTTCCAATCGTATTCTTCTATTTTACATCGTCTGATACAGGTTATGCGATAACAGCAAATCAAGAAATCATTCAGACCACAAATGGCGGTTTGAACTGGTCCGTCCAAAAACATTTTACAAACTTCACGTTTCTTGGCGCCATTTCCTTTTCAGATAAAAATACAGGCTACACATGTGGATTTCATACTACTGAGAATGACACCTTGTTTTTTATCAGAACTACAGATGGCGGGATTACCTGGAATGAAGTTTCCTGGGTCTATGATCCATTTATGGGAGCCCCACACTCTTCATGTATTTCGTTTCCAGGCAGAGATGTTGGATTTATTGTCGGCTACGATGGACTGAATATTTACAGAACATCTAACGGATGTTCCACTGTTCAACAGTTGTGTTTTGGTGGCCCTTTCACTTCCATTCACTTTCCAACAAGGGCTGTTGGATATGCCGGAGCATATCCTGACAAACTCTATAAAACAACAGATTATGGAAATTCATGGGGAATAATTAGTCTTCCCACAACCGATGAAATAATTCAAAGTATGTATTTCACTTCAAAAGACACCGGTTATATTTCTACATTTCAAAGTTCATTTTCTCCGGGAAAAATACTGCATACAACAGACGGAGGAAGCAGCTGGATTACACAAGATGCAGGTGCAACAATCTATTCAATTCATTTCGCTAATGATACGGTAGGTTATGCTGTTGGGGCTGGAGGAAGAATATTAAAATATACAGGACGGAGTGGTGGTGGCATCATATCACCTGAAATGCTCATTACCTATCCTAATCCAACAAAGGGAGAACTTTCCTTTCATATGAATAAATTCATTCAGAACGGTGAAATAAATATGTTTAATACCATCGGACAAAAAGTATTTTCCACATCGTTTACAGGAACTGAGCACACATTTACTCCCTTGTTAAATGCAGGGATGTACTTTTTACTAGTGAATGAGGGCGAGGATTCATGGTCAACAAAAGTTTTGATTGAGTAA
- a CDS encoding APC family permease, protein MSHDSSNEGLKRVIGVPGLAATVINFSIGAGIYALPALIGLQLGIASVLGYVLCGIMFAAIMFCYVEIGSRVKTSGGSYAYVENAFGPFAGFIVNWLFFFGWSILSDAALMNIVADSLSVLFPVFTGSLMRALLFAVLLGLMIFVNVRDAKNSVRFVELVMVIKLLPLLAIILFGFTHIQMSNLHMEHFPSLKAFNDTALILFFALAGFESSLSVSGEIKDPKRTVPRGILLGGLAMFSIYVLIQIITQGVLGAEMSTYKDTPLAGIAGRIAGTTGVTIMLFAASLSGLGAVNGDVLATPRLLFAGSKDGLFPKYLGKVHPKFATPHLAVITFAVLIFVFAVSGGFKQLAVLASGALLLIYLAVVLATIKLRGKKEEEGAEKPFKAPAGLLIPGIAIVAILYVFSNLSRNELLSIFGFVGVVCVIYWVMRRFKPEST, encoded by the coding sequence ATGTCCCACGATAGTAGCAATGAAGGATTAAAACGTGTCATTGGTGTGCCCGGTTTGGCAGCGACTGTCATTAACTTTTCCATTGGTGCCGGAATTTATGCTCTTCCCGCACTAATAGGATTACAATTAGGAATCGCTTCTGTTCTGGGATATGTACTTTGCGGAATCATGTTCGCCGCTATCATGTTTTGTTATGTGGAAATCGGAAGTCGTGTTAAAACTTCCGGCGGCTCTTATGCATACGTAGAAAATGCATTTGGTCCCTTCGCGGGTTTTATTGTGAACTGGCTTTTCTTTTTTGGATGGAGTATCTTATCAGACGCTGCTTTAATGAATATTGTCGCGGATTCTTTATCGGTTCTATTTCCTGTTTTTACCGGAAGTCTCATGCGTGCATTATTGTTCGCAGTTCTACTTGGACTGATGATTTTCGTGAACGTTCGTGATGCGAAGAATAGCGTTCGGTTTGTAGAACTGGTGATGGTAATAAAACTATTACCCTTGCTGGCCATAATACTTTTTGGTTTTACACATATACAAATGAGTAATCTGCACATGGAACATTTTCCTTCATTAAAAGCATTTAATGATACCGCACTCATTTTGTTTTTTGCATTGGCCGGATTTGAATCTTCACTTAGTGTTAGCGGCGAAATCAAGGATCCGAAGCGAACTGTCCCGCGAGGTATTTTGCTGGGTGGATTAGCTATGTTCAGTATTTATGTCCTGATTCAAATCATTACACAGGGAGTTTTGGGTGCTGAAATGAGCACTTACAAAGACACTCCTCTTGCCGGTATCGCAGGCAGGATTGCAGGAACAACCGGTGTAACCATTATGCTCTTTGCGGCTTCTCTGTCCGGTTTAGGTGCTGTAAATGGTGATGTATTGGCAACACCCCGACTATTATTTGCAGGATCAAAAGACGGTTTATTTCCAAAGTACTTAGGAAAAGTACACCCAAAATTTGCCACGCCGCATCTGGCGGTCATCACTTTTGCTGTCCTGATATTTGTTTTCGCTGTTTCCGGTGGATTCAAACAACTGGCTGTACTTGCAAGCGGAGCACTGCTGTTGATTTATCTCGCTGTAGTCCTGGCAACAATAAAACTTCGTGGTAAGAAGGAGGAGGAAGGCGCTGAAAAACCTTTCAAAGCACCCGCCGGTTTACTCATTCCGGGTATTGCAATAGTTGCTATCCTGTATGTATTTTCTAATCTAAGCCGGAATGAATTATTGTCAATCTTTGGGTTTGTGGGTGTTGTGTGTGTGATTTATTGGGTGATGAGGAGATTCAAACCGGAATCGACTTGA
- a CDS encoding Fic family protein, producing MYIYERKGWPNFQWDQLKIAEHLAPIRYRAGRLIGKMESLGFSLQSEAVLQTMIVEALKTSEIEGEFLDKEQVRSSIARQLGMDVSGLIASDRNVDGLVEILIDATKNYKSRLTKERLFSWHAALFPTGRNGLKKIRVGQWRTNDKEPMQVVSGAVGREKIHFEAPISKDVPKEMLLFLKWFNTENETDPVIKAAIAHLWFLTIHPFEDGNGRLARTIADLQLSRADGISQRFYGMSAQIRFERKSYYNALEKTQKGSLDISDWIEWFLLCYDKSLTSAEITLAGVIRKARYWEFLGTKILNERQKLLLNKLLDKFEGKLNTSKWAKIAKCSQDTALRDIQNLVEQGVLLKNESGGRSTSYLLKELE from the coding sequence ATGTATATCTACGAACGAAAAGGCTGGCCCAACTTTCAATGGGATCAGCTAAAAATTGCAGAACACCTCGCCCCTATCCGGTATCGTGCGGGCAGATTGATTGGCAAAATGGAAAGCCTCGGTTTTTCATTACAGTCGGAAGCGGTTCTTCAAACGATGATTGTTGAAGCTCTAAAAACGAGCGAGATCGAAGGTGAATTTCTTGACAAGGAGCAGGTGCGTTCATCAATAGCAAGACAGTTGGGTATGGATGTATCCGGATTGATTGCAAGCGACAGAAATGTCGACGGGTTGGTAGAAATTTTAATTGATGCGACAAAGAATTATAAAAGCCGGCTGACTAAAGAGCGGCTTTTCTCCTGGCATGCAGCTCTATTCCCAACAGGAAGAAATGGATTGAAAAAAATACGTGTCGGGCAATGGCGTACAAACGACAAAGAACCAATGCAGGTTGTATCCGGTGCGGTTGGCCGTGAGAAAATACATTTTGAAGCACCTATCTCAAAAGATGTCCCGAAAGAAATGCTCCTTTTTCTGAAGTGGTTCAACACCGAAAATGAAACCGACCCGGTGATAAAAGCAGCGATAGCCCATCTATGGTTTTTAACCATCCATCCTTTTGAAGATGGCAATGGTCGTTTGGCAAGAACGATTGCCGACCTGCAACTCTCCCGGGCGGATGGAATTTCCCAACGATTCTATGGCATGTCGGCGCAAATTCGATTCGAGCGCAAATCCTATTACAATGCTCTTGAAAAAACACAGAAAGGCTCCCTGGACATTTCAGATTGGATTGAATGGTTTCTTCTTTGCTATGACAAATCATTGACATCTGCCGAGATAACTCTAGCAGGTGTGATCAGGAAAGCACGTTATTGGGAATTTCTTGGTACAAAAATTCTGAACGAACGACAGAAGCTCCTACTCAATAAACTACTTGACAAATTTGAAGGAAAATTAAATACTTCCAAATGGGCGAAAATTGCTAAATGTTCGCAGGATACAGCACTGCGCGATATACAGAATCTCGTTGAGCAAGGTGTTTTATTGAAAAACGAAAGTGGTGGCAGGAGTACGAGTTACCTATTGAAAGAGTTGGAGTAA
- a CDS encoding cupin domain-containing protein, whose product MDTPKSSGSTVSEMEKSKTHIIVEIIEYVPNSVVSKTIIKKTTGNVTVSSFDEGEELAEKKSPYDNYIQIIDGEAEVIINEKSYKLKLGEGIVIPANAPHCFNANEQFKMISTVIKSETED is encoded by the coding sequence ATGGATACACCAAAAAGTTCAGGCAGCACTGTTTCGGAAATGGAAAAATCCAAAACGCATATTATTGTCGAAATTATCGAATATGTTCCAAACTCTGTCGTGAGTAAAACAATTATAAAGAAAACAACCGGAAATGTAACAGTATCCTCATTTGACGAGGGTGAAGAATTGGCTGAAAAAAAATCACCATACGACAACTACATTCAAATAATTGACGGAGAAGCAGAAGTGATCATCAATGAAAAATCGTACAAGCTTAAATTAGGTGAAGGAATCGTTATTCCCGCGAATGCACCACATTGCTTCAATGCCAATGAACAATTTAAAATGATTTCAACTGTTATCAAAAGTGAAACGGAAGATTGA
- a CDS encoding delta-60 repeat domain-containing protein, protein MALDHNGNILVCGEFTFYGTVRQNYFTRLTPNGNIDPTFQNGTSALSAVYSIKIQSDDKIVAGGNFQRYNGSKRSFILRIYDNGIVDNSFKVEIGFNSDVRVITVQPDGKILIGGNFNYFNSSYYKGLIRLDLTGDADTSFHSYSTGSVYAIALDTIRDKMYIGGYFSLYQGYSRNRFARINMDGSLDTTYSIGSGFDGDIYNIIVQPNGFTIIAGAFTSYNGTLVKYLTRLDNQGVIDPTFNTGKWIRGIR, encoded by the coding sequence ATGGCATTGGACCACAATGGAAATATTTTGGTATGTGGTGAATTTACATTTTATGGAACAGTGAGACAAAACTATTTTACCCGCCTGACACCAAACGGGAATATTGACCCCACTTTCCAGAATGGAACATCAGCATTATCTGCTGTATACTCTATAAAAATACAATCTGACGATAAAATTGTTGCCGGTGGGAATTTTCAAAGGTACAATGGCTCCAAGCGTTCATTTATACTCCGCATATACGACAACGGGATTGTTGATAACAGCTTCAAAGTAGAAATCGGTTTTAACAGTGATGTAAGAGTAATTACTGTACAACCCGACGGGAAGATATTAATTGGAGGCAATTTTAATTATTTTAATAGTTCCTATTACAAAGGCTTAATCAGACTGGATCTAACCGGGGATGCAGACACTTCATTTCATTCTTATTCCACCGGCTCGGTATATGCAATAGCTTTGGATACAATTCGCGACAAGATGTACATAGGAGGTTATTTTTCATTATATCAGGGTTATTCCCGAAATAGGTTCGCAAGAATTAATATGGATGGCAGCCTTGATACAACGTATAGTATAGGAAGTGGTTTTGATGGAGACATTTATAACATAATTGTGCAGCCCAATGGATTTACAATTATTGCCGGTGCATTTACATCCTACAATGGAACCCTTGTGAAGTATCTTACTCGATTGGATAATCAGGGAGTGATCGACCCAACCTTTAACACTGGGAAGTGGATTCGGGGCATCCGTTGA
- a CDS encoding T9SS type A sorting domain-containing protein gives MAATLQPTIPLVPIFLIRINSDGSTDNSFSIGNGFNSNIFALAIQNDGNILAGGSFNQFENYHIHNLVRLYGDLITSVGTISSDEVFSISPNPASSSATIILTNPYSEPILILLFNLQGQIIQKQISYGKFAEINFRQPAGVYIVGIKTTHSFISKKIVILNE, from the coding sequence TTGGCGGCAACTTTACAACCTACAATACCACTAGTACCAATTTTTTTAATACGTATTAATAGTGACGGAAGCACTGACAATTCATTTTCCATTGGCAATGGATTTAACTCAAACATTTTTGCACTAGCCATACAAAATGATGGAAATATTCTCGCAGGAGGATCATTTAATCAATTTGAAAATTATCATATCCACAATCTCGTTCGGCTTTATGGAGATCTGATAACATCTGTTGGAACAATTTCCTCAGACGAAGTATTTTCAATATCCCCTAATCCTGCAAGTTCAAGTGCAACAATCATTCTGACAAACCCATATTCCGAACCGATATTGATTCTACTTTTTAACCTACAGGGACAAATAATCCAGAAACAAATATCTTACGGAAAGTTTGCTGAAATCAATTTTAGACAACCGGCAGGTGTATATATAGTAGGTATAAAAACAACCCACAGTTTTATCAGCAAAAAAATTGTAATTCTAAACGAATAA
- a CDS encoding aromatic ring-hydroxylating dioxygenase subunit alpha, producing the protein MHDFNVDPDITRAKTIHSDVYTSKKVFSRCRENIFAPSWQFVGSTELVNRPNDVHPFILLPGYLDEPLALTRDKEDKVHLLSNVCTHRANLVTEKSCSVPKLRCRYHGRTFSLDGKLQSMPEFSEVKNFPSKEDDLPTLPLFQWGKWLFTSLENKFSPEVFFADMMKRVSWMPVDDFVYRPDLTREFHVKANWALYCENYLEGFHIPYVHPALNALIDYEGYTTELFFPYSSLQIGLARKGEGCFDLPPTSPEYGKHVAAYYFWVFPNMMFNFYPWGLSVNIVSPLSVNESKVTFLSFVWDASKLNTGAGSALDKVELEDEEIVENVQKGVRSRFYTQGRYSASKELGTHHFHRILGEFLK; encoded by the coding sequence ATGCACGATTTCAATGTGGATCCCGATATCACCAGGGCCAAAACGATCCATTCAGATGTTTACACAAGTAAGAAAGTGTTTTCTCGCTGCCGGGAGAATATATTTGCTCCTTCCTGGCAGTTTGTTGGCAGCACCGAGCTGGTTAACCGTCCGAACGATGTGCATCCCTTCATTCTGTTGCCGGGCTACCTGGATGAACCACTGGCTCTGACACGCGATAAGGAGGATAAAGTTCACTTGCTTTCGAATGTTTGTACACATCGTGCTAATCTGGTAACAGAAAAATCATGTTCAGTTCCTAAGTTGAGATGCAGATACCATGGCCGGACATTTTCCCTTGATGGAAAACTTCAGTCTATGCCGGAATTTTCTGAAGTAAAAAATTTCCCTTCAAAAGAAGATGATTTGCCAACTCTGCCTTTGTTTCAATGGGGCAAATGGTTGTTTACATCCCTGGAGAATAAATTTTCTCCTGAAGTGTTTTTTGCAGACATGATGAAGCGTGTCAGCTGGATGCCAGTCGATGATTTTGTTTATCGCCCCGATCTTACCCGTGAATTTCATGTAAAGGCGAACTGGGCTTTGTATTGTGAAAACTACCTCGAAGGTTTTCACATTCCATACGTTCATCCTGCTTTGAATGCATTGATCGACTACGAAGGGTATACAACTGAACTGTTTTTCCCCTATTCCAGTTTGCAAATCGGATTGGCCCGCAAAGGTGAAGGATGTTTTGATTTGCCACCAACTTCACCTGAATACGGAAAGCATGTCGCGGCTTATTATTTTTGGGTCTTCCCGAACATGATGTTTAATTTTTATCCCTGGGGGCTGTCGGTCAATATTGTAAGTCCTTTGAGTGTAAATGAAAGTAAAGTTACCTTCCTTAGTTTCGTTTGGGATGCTTCAAAATTGAATACCGGTGCCGGCTCTGCTCTCGATAAGGTTGAGCTGGAAGACGAAGAAATTGTAGAGAATGTTCAGAAAGGTGTTCGGTCAAGGTTTTATACGCAGGGAAGATATTCCGCGAGCAAAGAATTGGGAACGCATCATTTTCACCGAATACTAGGTGAATTTTTGAAATGA